One genomic region from Cetobacterium sp. ZOR0034 encodes:
- a CDS encoding phosphate acyltransferase, whose protein sequence is MNFFSELLERCKETHIKRVPVVVCAHEDELLKAILRAKREDIITSPILIGDREEIVKHLLKNGANLDDFQIVHGDGKERCSEIAVQSILSGAGDFLVKGLVDTSIILKAILNRKEELSKSENGDIFFSHVTVAELDAIDRVIAFGDAAMNILPDAEAKMKIIENCYSVWSALHLRTPKIALLAAKESVSKKMIATLDAHAITKKLAEDERFIVEGPLALDNALSKRSAEIKGIAGKIQGDADILIMPNIEAGNIFYKSLCYLTKSETAGILVGAKIPIVITSRADSEESKFLSIVLASVI, encoded by the coding sequence ATGAATTTTTTTTCTGAACTATTAGAAAGATGTAAAGAGACTCATATAAAAAGAGTTCCAGTTGTTGTTTGTGCTCATGAGGATGAACTTTTGAAGGCGATTCTTAGAGCTAAAAGAGAGGACATAATCACCTCACCGATTTTAATAGGTGATAGAGAGGAGATTGTTAAACATCTATTGAAAAATGGAGCTAACTTGGATGATTTTCAAATTGTTCATGGAGATGGAAAGGAGAGATGTAGCGAGATAGCTGTCCAAAGTATTTTGAGTGGAGCGGGAGATTTTTTGGTAAAGGGTCTAGTTGATACATCAATTATATTGAAAGCTATTTTGAACAGAAAAGAGGAGCTATCAAAATCTGAGAACGGGGATATATTTTTCTCTCATGTGACAGTGGCAGAGCTAGACGCAATAGATAGAGTTATAGCTTTTGGAGATGCAGCTATGAATATACTTCCAGATGCAGAGGCTAAGATGAAAATAATAGAGAACTGCTATTCGGTATGGAGTGCTTTACATCTAAGAACACCTAAGATAGCTCTGTTAGCAGCAAAGGAAAGCGTATCAAAAAAGATGATAGCGACATTGGATGCCCATGCTATTACAAAAAAATTAGCAGAGGATGAAAGATTTATAGTTGAGGGACCACTTGCCTTAGATAATGCTTTATCGAAGAGATCGGCGGAGATTAAAGGTATAGCTGGAAAGATTCAAGGGGATGCGGATATACTTATAATGCCAAATATAGAAGCTGGAAATATATTTTACAAGAGCTTATGTTACTTAACGAAAAGTGAAACAGCGGGGATTTTAGTTGGAGCAAAAATTCCAATTGTTATAACATCAAGAGCTGACAGTGAAGAGAGTAAGTTTTTATCAATAGTGTTAGCATCAGTTATTTAG
- a CDS encoding 4Fe-4S binding protein has protein sequence MSFNKERCKGCGLCTLFCPMKIVHLNMDEMNSKGYNVSHVTDEEKCVGCTNCAMMCPDSVISIDKI, from the coding sequence GTGAGTTTTAATAAAGAGCGGTGTAAAGGGTGTGGGCTTTGCACCCTGTTCTGCCCAATGAAAATTGTGCATCTGAATATGGATGAGATGAACTCTAAGGGATACAATGTGTCGCATGTAACAGATGAGGAGAAATGTGTTGGTTGCACGAACTGTGCTATGATGTGCCCAGATTCAGTTATAAGTATAGATAAGATTTAA